A window of the Sabethes cyaneus chromosome 1, idSabCyanKW18_F2, whole genome shotgun sequence genome harbors these coding sequences:
- the LOC128745403 gene encoding uncharacterized protein LOC128745403, producing the protein MESMFGLDEEDAAADDNGGEAADERFEDAHDQAVTHTLTDIIAAFDEYCLPRKNIAMEAFKFNSIAQKEKQTFADFETELRTQVQYCEFSCATCQTSYSDRMLRDRIIIGIQDKKLQLKLLDGRDDPLSKIMETCKIFEAASENKQLLDRKGNLLEVKMVSKEEIETEIKTVDVVTRNRCYNCGRPFSQNHRRNCPASIAKCHACGEIGHYSKCCRKKKQPRSNQQSSKSVGPNEKTVHSINWSDAE; encoded by the exons ATGGAGAGCATGTTTGGCCTGGATGAGGAAGATGCCGCTGCAGATGATAATGGTGGCGAAGCCGCTGATGAAAGATTCGAAGACGCGCACGATCAAGCAGTTACTCATACACTCACAGATATCATCGCGGCGTTTGACGAGTATTGTCTGCCTCGTAAAAACATCGCCATGGAAGCTTTCAAGTTTAATTCCATCGCGCAGAAGGAAAAGCAGACGTTCGCTGATTTCGAGACTGAGTTGCGAACGCAAGTTCAGTATTGCGAGTTTAGTTGCGCCACCTGTCAGACGTCTTATAGTGACCGTATGCTACGTGATAGGATTATTATTGGAATCCAAGATAAGAAACTACAGCTAAAGCTTTTAGATGGCAGAGACGACCCGCTATCAAAGATAATGGAAACCTGCAAGATTTTTGAAGCCGCTTCGGAGAACAAACAGCTATTGGATCGGAAGGGTAATTTGTTGGAAGTTAAAATGGTTTCGAAGGAGGAGATTGAAACGGAAATCAAAACCGTCGACGTAGTCACACGTAATCGTTGCTACAACTGTGGAAGGCCATTTAGTCAAAATCACCGAAGAAACTGCCCGGCATCGATCGCAAAGTGCCATGCGTGTGGAGAAATTGGTCACTACAGCAAATGTTGCCGCAAGAAGAAGCAGCCAAGAAGCAATCAGCAGTCATCGAAGTCAGTAGGGCCGAACGAGAAAACGGTGCATTCGATCAATTGGAGTGATGCTG AGTGA